TCGACTACTGGCGTGGCGTGCTCGGCGACGAGCCGCCGCTGGTGACGTTCCATCCGGATCGGCCCCGTGCGCTCGAACCGGCGAACCGCGGGGCGCGGGTGCTGTTCACGATCCCGGCGCCGGTGCTGGCCGGCCTGCGCCGCCTGGCCGACGAGGTCAGGGTGAACGACCGTCCCGCAACGTTGTTCATCGCGCTGATGGCGGGATTCAAAGCGCTGCTGCGGTATTACACCGGCGCGGAGGACATCACCGTCGGCACGCCGATCGCGGGCCGGACCAGGCCCGAGGTCGAGCCGCTCATCGGGTTCTTCGTCAACGCGCTCGCTTTGCGCACCGACCTGTCCGGGGCGCCGACGTTCCGGGAATTGCTGGCCCGCGAACAGCGGGTGGTCTTCGACGCGTTCGATCACCAGGAGGCCCCGTTCGACCTGGTCGTCGAACACGTGCGCCCCGACCGGGAACTCAGCCATTCGCCGCTGTTCCGCACCGCCGTGGTGCTACAGAACACCAGCCTGCCCGAACTCACCATCCCCGGCCTCGACGCCGAGTACGTCGAAGTGCATTCGGGCACCACGAAATTCGACGTGCTGGTGACCCTGCGGCAGGTCGGCGCCGAACTGGCCGGCGCGTTCGAATACGACGTCGACCTCTACGACGAGCCGACCGTGTCCGCGATCGCCCGGCACTTCGTCGCGCTGCTGACCGCGGTGGTCACGGCACCGGACACCGCGCTTGCAGAACTGGACTTCCTCGAATCCGGCGAACGCCAGCGGGCGCTCGCCGCGGCGCTGCCGTGTGCGCCCGCCGCCGCGGCTCAGCTCACGTTGCACGAGCTGTTCGCGGCTCAGGCGATCAAGACGCCCGAGGCGGTGGCGCTCACCTTCGGCGACAGCGCGCTGACCTATGCCGAACTGGCTGCCGCCGCAGACGGATTGGCCCGCCGGCTGCGGGGCCGCGGCGTCGATCGGGGATCCTTCGTCGGCATTCACCTGGAGCGCTCCGCCGATGTGGTGGTGGCGATCCTCGCCGTGCTGCGCGCCGGCGCCGCCTACGTACCGCTCGACCCGATGTATCCGGCGGACCGGATCGAGTTCATGATCGGCGATTCCGGTGCGCGCCTGGTGATCAGCCACAGCTCGCTGATCTCGGCGACCGAGAGCGCGGGTCCGGAGCTGCTGCTGATCGACGAGCTGCCCGCGGAATCCGCGCCGGATCTCCCGCCGGCGCAGGCCGGACCGCACGACCCGTGCTACGTCATCTACACCTCCGGGTCGACGGGAGTGCCGAAGGGCGTCGTGATCGAGCACGCCAACGTGGTGCGGCTGTTCTCGACCACCGCCCGCTGGTACGACTTCGGCGCGCGGGACGTGTGGACGATGTTCCACTCCTACTCCTTCGACTTCTCGGTCTGGGAAATGTGGGGCGCGCTGCTCCACGGCGGCCGCTTGGTGGTGGTGCCCGGGTCGGTGAGCCGGTCCACCGCCGAGTTCGCGGAACTGCTTGCGCGCGAGCAGGTCACGGTGCTGAACCAGACCCCGTCCGCGTTCACCCAGTTGCTGCGTGCGCTGGAGAGCGCGCCGGGCGCCGAACTCGCGGTGCGCTGGGTGATCTTCGGTGGCGAGGCGCTCGACCTCGCCACGCTTACCCCCTGGTTCGATCGGTTCGGCCAGGCCGCACGCCTGGTGAACATGTACGGCATCACCGAAACCACCGTGCACGTCACCTACCGCGAACTCACCAGGGCCGACGTGGAATCGGCGGCGGGCAGCCTGATCGGTGTGCCGCTGCCGGACCTCGGGGTATTGATCGTCGACCCCGCCGGGCGCCCCGTCCCCGACGGTGTGGCCGGGGAGATGCTGGTGTCCGGCCCCGGCGTCGCCCGCGGCTACCTCGGCCGCGACGAACTCACGGCCGAAAGGTTCGTGGCGAGTCCAGTATTGGACGGTCGCCGCGTCTATCGCACCGGCGATCTGGCTCGCCGCCGCGCCGACGGTGACCTCGAATACCTGGGCCGGATCGATCAGCAGGTCAAGGTTCGCGGCTTCCGGATCGAACTCGGCGAGATCGAGGCGGCGATCACCGCGCACCCCGGCGTGGACCAGTCGGTCGTGCTGGCGCGCAAGGACACCGGCGGAAACGTCTCGCTGGTCGCCTATTTCACGCCGGGCGACGTGACGGCCGACGCGGCGGGCGCGGAACAGGATCAGGTCGCCACCTGGCAGGTCGTGTTCAACAGCACCTATCGGCAGGGTCGCGAAGGCGACGCCGATTTCGACATCTCCGGCTGGAACAGCTCCTACACCAATGCCGCCATTCCCGAAGAGCACATGCGGGAGTGGGTCGAGGCGACGGTCGCGGCCGTGCGGTCGCTCGCACCGCGCCGCATACTCGAAATCGGTTGTGGCACCGGGCTACTGCTGTCCCGCCTGGCACCGCTGTGCGAGGTCTACGACGCCACCGACGTGTCCGCGTCCGCCATCGAGAACGTCCGGGCGAAGATCGTCGGCCCCGATCCCGAACTGGCGCACGTCCGGCTGGAGCTGTGCGCCGCCGACGCACTGCCCGCCGACCTCACCGGTTCCTATGACGTCGTGCTCATCAACTCTGTGGTGCAGTACTTCCCGAGCGCCGACTACCTCAGCCGGGTGCTGCAGGATGCGGCCGGGCTGCTCGCTCCCGAGGGCGTGCTGTTCGTCGGCGACGTCCGCGATCTGGTGCTCAGCGAATCGTTCCACGCGACGGTCGAGGCGACCAACGCACCGTCCGCCGGTGCGAGCGAACTCGCGCCCGCGGTCCGCGCCGCGCTGGACCGGGACGCCGAATTGGTGATCTCGCCCGAGTATTTCGAGGATTTCGTCGCCGCGAGCCCGGTGCTGACCGGCAGCCGCTGCCGGCTCAAGCGCGGTGTGCGGCTCAACGAGATGTCCCGATTCCGCTATGACGCCGTGCTGTACGCGGGCGCCCGCGGACTTCCGGTGCGGCCCAAGGTGCTCGACGCGACGACGACACCGCAGCGACTGGCCGAAGTGCTGGAACAGGATCGGCCCGCGGCCGTGCTTGTCACCGATGTGCTCGACGCCCGGGTCGCCGGACCGCTCGCGGTGGTCGAGGAGCTGCGACGGGGCCGGGCGACGGCCGCCCAGATCCGCGCCGTGCTGGCCGATTCCGGCGGCGTGAGCCCCGAGGACTATCTCGCGCTCGCCGAGCGGGCGCCGTACCGGATCGAGGCGCTGCGCCGCCCCGGCGGGCGCTACGACGTCGTGGCGACCGGCTGGGACGTCGCGCTGTCCGGTGCGCCGGCGCGGGCCGCCGAATGGCCCGGCGATCTCATCGTCTCGGATCCGCTGCGGGTCAAGGCGCGCGACGATCTCGTGGTCGACGTGCGGGCCCACCTGGCGCGCAAGCTGCCGCAGCACATGGTGCCGGCGGCCGTGCTGGTGCTGGACGAATTCCCGTTGACCACCAACGGAAAACTGGACCGTCGCGCGCTGCCCGCACCGGTGTTGCGGCGGAACCCGGTGGCCTACGAGCCGCCGCGCACGCCGCTCGAACAGCGGGTCGCGGGCGTCTTCGCGCAGGTGCTCGGTAGCCCCAGGGTCGGCCGGGACGACAACTTCTTCGATCTGGGCGGTCACTCGCTGCTCGCGGCGCAGCTCATCCTGCGCCTGAAAGAGACCTTCGGCGAAGACATTCCGCTCGGCTCGCTGTTCGCCCGGCCGACGGTC
This genomic stretch from Nocardia brasiliensis ATCC 700358 harbors:
- a CDS encoding non-ribosomal peptide synthetase, with protein sequence MPELVDTGASRRELLRRWAAGNTPRAAIPRRPDPAAAAPLSAAQQRIWFLEQLFPDRATYTMPLALRLRGHLDIAALQGALSLVVARHESLRTSIEVREGVPVQVVGPVAPLPMTVVSSAQLDPARPLADAIAQVERFSRTVFDLSGPLVEVLLVRLGADDAIFAVAMHHIISDGWSLGVFATELMSAYADLTAGRHAPELPELPLQYPDYAVWLQDLAQRDKFGADLDYWRGVLGDEPPLVTFHPDRPRALEPANRGARVLFTIPAPVLAGLRRLADEVRVNDRPATLFIALMAGFKALLRYYTGAEDITVGTPIAGRTRPEVEPLIGFFVNALALRTDLSGAPTFRELLAREQRVVFDAFDHQEAPFDLVVEHVRPDRELSHSPLFRTAVVLQNTSLPELTIPGLDAEYVEVHSGTTKFDVLVTLRQVGAELAGAFEYDVDLYDEPTVSAIARHFVALLTAVVTAPDTALAELDFLESGERQRALAAALPCAPAAAAQLTLHELFAAQAIKTPEAVALTFGDSALTYAELAAAADGLARRLRGRGVDRGSFVGIHLERSADVVVAILAVLRAGAAYVPLDPMYPADRIEFMIGDSGARLVISHSSLISATESAGPELLLIDELPAESAPDLPPAQAGPHDPCYVIYTSGSTGVPKGVVIEHANVVRLFSTTARWYDFGARDVWTMFHSYSFDFSVWEMWGALLHGGRLVVVPGSVSRSTAEFAELLAREQVTVLNQTPSAFTQLLRALESAPGAELAVRWVIFGGEALDLATLTPWFDRFGQAARLVNMYGITETTVHVTYRELTRADVESAAGSLIGVPLPDLGVLIVDPAGRPVPDGVAGEMLVSGPGVARGYLGRDELTAERFVASPVLDGRRVYRTGDLARRRADGDLEYLGRIDQQVKVRGFRIELGEIEAAITAHPGVDQSVVLARKDTGGNVSLVAYFTPGDVTADAAGAEQDQVATWQVVFNSTYRQGREGDADFDISGWNSSYTNAAIPEEHMREWVEATVAAVRSLAPRRILEIGCGTGLLLSRLAPLCEVYDATDVSASAIENVRAKIVGPDPELAHVRLELCAADALPADLTGSYDVVLINSVVQYFPSADYLSRVLQDAAGLLAPEGVLFVGDVRDLVLSESFHATVEATNAPSAGASELAPAVRAALDRDAELVISPEYFEDFVAASPVLTGSRCRLKRGVRLNEMSRFRYDAVLYAGARGLPVRPKVLDATTTPQRLAEVLEQDRPAAVLVTDVLDARVAGPLAVVEELRRGRATAAQIRAVLADSGGVSPEDYLALAERAPYRIEALRRPGGRYDVVATGWDVALSGAPARAAEWPGDLIVSDPLRVKARDDLVVDVRAHLARKLPQHMVPAAVLVLDEFPLTTNGKLDRRALPAPVLRRNPVAYEPPRTPLEQRVAGVFAQVLGSPRVGRDDNFFDLGGHSLLAAQLILRLKETFGEDIPLGSLFARPTVAGVVALLAGETSTEAAIDLAAEVAAVIDSWPAGPWTTARPDTGEVLLTGATGFVGAFLLRELLERTESRVHCLVRADTTEAGLARLAATFDAYELPRTAFDRVVPVLGDLGEPRLGLSEKQFLLLGRTIDAIYHNGAHVNFALPYQVLAAANVRGTDELLTLARNSGAPLHFVSSLYVLGPGDAVDGRVTERRPAQDPSQLSLGYLQSKWVAERLVCAAGARGVPVNVFRLGRIGGDSRTGACQTSDFFWLLVKASEEVGRAPEVDFAVDLAPADFTGAAMVELARNTRPGTHIYHVRNPAPGSFAEAVGWLRASGTPVRLVPLDEWRAAIAAHAAEAGAGSASYRVLSLLNAGDGLTPSIQFEVDDAVTALAQAGVHCPPVAHDLFTRYLDYFRKVGFLAAPSPQEVGV